A section of the Chryseobacterium ginsenosidimutans genome encodes:
- a CDS encoding peptidylprolyl isomerase has product MAILGQIRSRPWLLMGVIALALLAFLVNPDSIEKVFGKNPDVLGKVNGEKITREEFNDQLFVLQQQADQQGQPKTGLEEQAWQLLVQSKLIKQQFEKLGFEMTDDYFWNQLPYDQMFAQQKQFFDEKGNFKTQELKKQIEDMKATSPEGYNQWIKTRKSIEYRLMARQVFANVSTGITTGKKEAEELMKERDQLADIDFVKIDYATYLQKNNIKVTTEDLANYINKHPVMFKAEASRNLGVVYFPSAPSAADDTAAQKEITKLFSAGTDASGGAENFQNTKNDSMFVMANSDMPFNNQYMTPSQLPQTIQGQIATAAIGQTFGPYKEQNFYVVSKLLDKKASDSTLSKHILIAYKGAERSTATRTKEQAKKIADSLLVTIKANPAAFANGLKLSDEPNAVERNGSVGWTTPQSQFAPGYLNFLASNAKGSTGIAETEFGYHIINVEDKKAGTMGYKVAHLVKAVKPSDATEAETDKKARRFIQQVQGKSFNDFVNIAKKGNFKFSNPKQAKRFDGQIQGLGTDKDGDILAWAFDKKREKGDTEFFTVEGTGDKIVVYLNGKQEKGTADPESVRDQIEIVVKNKLAAKQISDKIGKAGSLDQIAKQFGTTKQTAQVNLLNPSVAGSMEPKVAGAAFGVQKGKLSNPVEGGTGVYVLIKKNETVNKQPGDLKQFTESVTQRSAGMFGQAWLKSLQDNADIDDYRIEIWNKAGSQQ; this is encoded by the coding sequence ATGGCAATTTTAGGACAAATTAGGAGTAGACCTTGGCTGTTGATGGGAGTAATTGCACTGGCGCTTTTGGCGTTCCTGGTGAATCCCGATAGCATTGAAAAGGTTTTTGGGAAAAATCCTGATGTTTTAGGAAAAGTAAATGGTGAGAAAATTACCCGTGAAGAGTTTAATGATCAACTTTTCGTGTTGCAACAACAGGCTGACCAGCAAGGTCAACCAAAGACTGGTCTTGAGGAGCAGGCTTGGCAATTACTTGTTCAATCAAAACTTATCAAGCAGCAGTTTGAGAAACTGGGCTTCGAAATGACGGATGATTATTTCTGGAATCAGCTTCCATATGATCAGATGTTTGCTCAACAGAAACAGTTCTTTGATGAGAAGGGTAACTTCAAAACTCAGGAGCTTAAGAAACAGATAGAAGACATGAAGGCTACTTCTCCGGAAGGTTATAACCAGTGGATAAAAACCAGAAAGTCGATCGAATACAGATTGATGGCGAGACAGGTTTTTGCTAATGTCTCTACAGGTATCACTACAGGTAAAAAAGAAGCTGAGGAATTAATGAAAGAAAGAGATCAGTTAGCTGATATCGATTTCGTGAAAATTGATTATGCAACTTATCTTCAAAAAAACAATATCAAAGTTACTACAGAAGATTTAGCGAATTATATCAATAAGCATCCTGTAATGTTCAAAGCTGAAGCAAGCAGGAATTTAGGAGTTGTTTATTTCCCTTCTGCGCCAAGTGCAGCAGATGATACGGCAGCTCAGAAAGAAATTACAAAATTGTTCTCTGCAGGAACGGATGCAAGTGGAGGTGCTGAAAACTTCCAGAATACGAAGAACGACTCTATGTTTGTAATGGCAAATTCTGATATGCCTTTCAATAATCAGTACATGACACCAAGTCAATTGCCGCAAACTATCCAAGGTCAGATTGCAACAGCTGCTATCGGACAGACTTTCGGACCATACAAAGAACAGAACTTCTATGTGGTTTCTAAGCTTTTGGACAAAAAAGCATCAGATTCTACATTATCTAAGCATATTTTGATTGCTTATAAAGGTGCAGAAAGATCTACTGCTACAAGAACTAAAGAACAGGCCAAAAAGATTGCTGATAGCCTTTTAGTTACAATTAAAGCTAATCCTGCTGCATTTGCAAACGGTCTTAAGCTTTCTGATGAGCCAAATGCAGTTGAAAGAAATGGTAGTGTGGGATGGACAACTCCTCAGAGTCAGTTTGCTCCTGGATATCTTAATTTCTTGGCAAGTAATGCTAAAGGTTCTACAGGTATTGCAGAAACAGAATTTGGATATCATATCATCAATGTTGAAGATAAAAAAGCAGGAACGATGGGCTATAAAGTTGCTCATTTAGTAAAAGCTGTAAAGCCGTCCGATGCTACAGAAGCTGAAACAGATAAAAAAGCAAGAAGATTCATCCAGCAGGTTCAGGGGAAATCTTTCAACGATTTTGTGAATATTGCTAAAAAAGGAAATTTCAAATTCTCTAATCCGAAACAGGCGAAGAGATTTGATGGTCAGATTCAAGGCTTAGGAACAGATAAAGATGGTGATATCCTTGCTTGGGCTTTCGATAAGAAAAGAGAGAAAGGAGATACAGAATTCTTTACTGTAGAAGGAACAGGGGATAAAATTGTAGTTTATTTAAATGGTAAACAGGAAAAAGGAACTGCAGATCCTGAATCAGTAAGAGATCAGATCGAAATTGTGGTGAAAAATAAATTGGCTGCAAAACAAATTTCTGATAAAATTGGTAAAGCAGGTAGTTTAGATCAAATTGCTAAGCAATTCGGAACTACAAAACAAACTGCACAGGTTAACCTGTTAAACCCATCAGTTGCAGGTTCAATGGAGCCTAAAGTTGCAGGTGCTGCATTCGGAGTACAGAAAGGAAAACTTTCTAATCCGGTTGAAGGTGGAACAGGAGTTTATGTTTTAATTAAAAAGAACGAAACCGTAAACAAACAACCTGGAGATCTTAAACAGTTTACAGAATCTGTTACTCAGAGAAGTGCAGGGATGTTCGGGCAGGCTTGGTTAAAAAGCTTACAGGACAATGCTGATATCGATGACTATAGAATTGAGATCTGGAATAAAGCAGGTTCTCAACAATAA
- a CDS encoding MlaD family protein, which produces MKFSKELKAGVIALLAIIGFVVLFQFMKGRSLFTTDNIFYAQYENVEGLAQSSPVSINGLKVGQVDKIIPRTGKDGKIDFLVKVTVDNNFEFSKNSTLEIFEPGLMSGKEMRINLMYGGQTAKDGDTLKGAFKLGTLGSLSSQVGPVKDQLQTVLHRVDSLMTNANQLVDSQNRQEIKALLSNLNKTVAALQTTAGSVNSLVGHNDPKLQKVLDDASVTMQTGKVTLDKYGNLAESIDTKKLNATIANLDATVGQLNNVVSGIDRGEGSLGKIMKDDQLYNNLNAASTNLNALIEDLKANPKKYVNFSVFGKNSKD; this is translated from the coding sequence GTGAAGTTCAGTAAAGAATTAAAAGCTGGTGTGATTGCACTTTTAGCCATTATTGGTTTCGTGGTGTTATTTCAATTTATGAAAGGCAGAAGCCTTTTTACTACCGATAATATATTTTACGCACAATATGAAAATGTAGAAGGATTGGCACAATCTTCTCCTGTTTCAATCAATGGATTGAAGGTAGGGCAGGTTGATAAAATCATTCCTCGTACAGGTAAAGACGGGAAGATTGATTTTCTTGTTAAAGTTACGGTTGATAACAATTTTGAGTTTTCAAAAAATTCAACTTTGGAGATTTTTGAACCGGGATTGATGTCCGGAAAAGAAATGAGAATTAACCTCATGTATGGCGGGCAAACTGCAAAAGATGGAGATACTTTAAAAGGAGCTTTCAAATTAGGAACTCTAGGAAGTCTTTCTTCTCAGGTAGGTCCTGTAAAAGATCAGTTACAAACTGTTTTGCATAGAGTAGATTCATTGATGACGAATGCAAATCAATTGGTAGATTCGCAAAACAGACAGGAAATTAAAGCATTATTATCTAATCTTAATAAGACTGTCGCTGCTTTACAAACGACGGCGGGAAGTGTAAATTCTCTGGTTGGTCACAACGATCCGAAACTTCAGAAAGTTTTGGATGACGCAAGTGTAACCATGCAAACGGGTAAAGTTACTTTAGACAAATACGGAAATTTAGCGGAAAGTATTGACACTAAAAAACTGAATGCAACTATTGCAAATTTGGATGCTACTGTTGGTCAGTTGAATAATGTAGTTTCAGGAATTGACAGAGGTGAAGGCAGCTTAGGTAAAATAATGAAAGACGACCAACTTTATAATAACCTTAATGCAGCTTCAACTAATTTGAATGCTTTAATTGAAGATTTGAAAGCCAATCCTAAGAAATATGTTAATTTCTCTGTATTTGGTAAAAACAGTAAAGACTAA
- a CDS encoding (Fe-S)-binding protein: MQYIDNVIFLILLVAGFGLFAKSLQKIYRNIRLGREINRNDRRGERWETMARVAMGQSKMSKRPVAGILHLFVYVGFVIINIELIEIIVDGIFGTHRFLSTILGHTFYNFFTATLEILALLVVIGVVTFFIRRNFYGVKRLTMKELFGWPKQDANWILIIEFALMIAFFTMNSSDFILQQRGAFPQHGSFPVSQLTFVPFLDVFSFDNGFLLLIERGAWWFHFVGILFFMNYLYYSKHLHIILAFPSTWYANLEKKGKFNNLESVTKEIKLMMDPNADPYAAPAEGSEAEVPSKFGAEDIFDLNQVQLLNAYSCTECGRCTAVCPANITGKKLSPRLILMKTRDRLEEVGRNIDKNGKFEDDGKKLLNDYITKEELWACTTCNACTEACPVLLDPLSIIFEMRRFLVMEQSAAPQELNLMMTNVENNAAPWQYNQADRLNWAND; the protein is encoded by the coding sequence ATGCAATATATCGATAATGTTATTTTTCTGATTTTATTGGTTGCAGGTTTTGGGCTGTTTGCAAAAAGTCTGCAGAAGATATACAGAAACATCAGGTTAGGAAGAGAAATCAACCGAAACGACAGAAGAGGAGAGCGATGGGAAACCATGGCAAGAGTGGCAATGGGACAGAGCAAAATGAGTAAACGCCCTGTTGCGGGCATTTTACACCTTTTTGTGTATGTTGGTTTTGTCATTATTAATATTGAACTTATTGAGATAATTGTTGACGGAATCTTTGGAACGCACAGGTTTTTATCGACAATTTTAGGACATACCTTTTATAATTTCTTTACGGCAACGTTAGAAATTTTAGCACTTTTGGTTGTGATCGGTGTTGTTACTTTCTTCATCCGTAGAAACTTTTATGGAGTTAAAAGGTTAACAATGAAAGAACTTTTTGGATGGCCAAAACAAGATGCCAATTGGATCTTAATCATTGAGTTTGCCTTAATGATAGCTTTCTTTACTATGAATAGTTCAGACTTTATTCTTCAGCAAAGAGGAGCTTTTCCCCAACACGGAAGCTTTCCTGTCAGTCAGTTAACTTTTGTTCCGTTTTTAGATGTTTTCAGTTTTGATAACGGATTTTTATTACTTATTGAAAGAGGAGCTTGGTGGTTTCACTTTGTGGGAATTCTGTTCTTCATGAATTATCTTTATTATTCTAAACATTTACATATTATTCTGGCTTTTCCAAGTACTTGGTATGCAAACCTTGAGAAAAAAGGAAAATTCAACAATCTTGAATCTGTAACCAAAGAGATCAAGTTAATGATGGATCCAAACGCAGATCCTTATGCCGCTCCGGCAGAGGGAAGTGAAGCGGAAGTTCCTTCAAAATTTGGTGCTGAAGATATTTTTGATCTAAATCAGGTTCAATTGCTAAACGCTTATTCTTGTACTGAATGCGGAAGATGTACTGCTGTTTGTCCTGCAAATATTACAGGTAAAAAACTGTCTCCGAGATTGATTTTAATGAAAACTAGAGATCGTCTGGAAGAAGTGGGAAGAAATATCGATAAAAACGGAAAATTCGAAGACGACGGAAAAAAACTTTTGAACGATTATATCACAAAAGAAGAACTTTGGGCTTGTACGACATGTAATGCGTGTACAGAAGCTTGCCCCGTGTTGCTTGATCCTCTTTCTATAATTTTCGAAATGAGAAGATTCTTGGTAATGGAACAGTCTGCTGCGCCACAAGAACTGAATCTGATGATGACGAATGTAGAAAACAATGCTGCTCCGTGGCAATACAATCAGGCTGACCGTCTGAATTGGGCAAATGACTAA
- a CDS encoding (Fe-S)-binding protein: MDFNIKTMAEYAAEGKSPEVLFWVGCAGSFDDRAKKITKAFCKILNKIGVEFAVLGQEESCTGDPAKRAGNEFVFQMMALTNIEVLNAYEVKKIVTACPHCFNTLKNEYPSLGGNFEVIHHTQFLRKLMEEGRLKIEGGAFKGKKITFHDPCYLGRANDEYEAPRILLEKLDAELVEMKRCKTNGLCCGAGGAQMFKEPEKGNKDINIERTEEALSFEPKVIATGCPFCNTMMTDGVKHFNKNEEVAVKDIAELLAEAEDL; encoded by the coding sequence ATGGATTTCAATATAAAAACAATGGCAGAATATGCTGCCGAAGGAAAATCACCTGAAGTTTTATTTTGGGTAGGCTGTGCAGGGAGTTTTGATGACCGTGCCAAAAAAATTACGAAAGCATTCTGCAAAATATTAAATAAAATAGGTGTAGAATTCGCTGTTCTCGGACAGGAAGAAAGTTGTACGGGAGATCCTGCAAAGCGTGCAGGAAACGAATTTGTTTTCCAGATGATGGCTTTAACGAATATCGAAGTTTTGAATGCTTATGAAGTTAAAAAAATCGTTACAGCTTGTCCGCACTGTTTCAATACCCTTAAAAATGAATATCCTAGCTTAGGCGGAAATTTCGAAGTGATACATCATACTCAATTCCTTAGAAAACTAATGGAAGAGGGGAGATTGAAGATTGAAGGTGGTGCTTTCAAAGGTAAAAAAATTACTTTCCACGATCCTTGTTATTTGGGAAGAGCAAATGATGAATATGAGGCTCCAAGAATTTTATTAGAAAAATTGGATGCAGAGCTTGTAGAAATGAAGCGTTGTAAAACAAACGGACTTTGTTGTGGAGCAGGAGGTGCACAAATGTTTAAAGAGCCCGAAAAAGGCAATAAAGACATTAATATCGAAAGAACGGAAGAAGCTTTATCTTTTGAACCTAAAGTGATTGCAACAGGCTGTCCTTTCTGCAATACGATGATGACGGACGGGGTGAAGCATTTCAACAAAAATGAAGAAGTAGCCGTAAAAGATATTGCAGAACTTTTGGCAGAAGCAGAAGATTTATAA
- a CDS encoding glycosyltransferase has product MSKILFLTTAHRYDDDRIFYHQAKALRDQGNQIKICSLSSEFQGIIDEIEIESYSILDKSTEEKTKVFGRVCNSFQPDCIICSEPLAVITAKKFKKGRKISVVYDVTEWYPSMRMVENFSFPLNIIHAIKFFLIQLYAGMLSTHYIFGEDTKKFPLAYFFPFKKGIVLPYYPDDIYIHQNIKKLEPNKITLCYTGQFSEEKGVGNFFAAIDSLKKKKPEIEISILLIGGSRKEKDEKYFSELVKKYQFENIKIGKSTSFETFTEAYLDADICFDLRTVNYENHHCLPIKIFYYAASGKPVIYSDLKATRQHLDVSKFGFLVDPENSDAIANNILQYIENPELYSNHAQNARKEYEEKYNWNVIKDQFVNFIHESIQ; this is encoded by the coding sequence ATGTCTAAAATCCTTTTTTTAACGACCGCTCACCGATACGATGATGATAGAATTTTTTATCATCAGGCAAAAGCGTTAAGAGATCAGGGAAATCAGATTAAAATTTGCAGTCTTTCTTCAGAATTTCAAGGTATTATTGATGAAATTGAAATTGAATCTTATTCAATTTTAGATAAAAGCACGGAAGAGAAAACGAAAGTTTTCGGAAGAGTTTGCAATTCTTTTCAGCCTGATTGTATCATTTGCTCGGAACCATTGGCTGTAATTACCGCTAAAAAGTTCAAAAAAGGAAGGAAAATAAGTGTTGTTTATGATGTCACAGAATGGTATCCTTCGATGAGAATGGTTGAAAATTTTTCCTTTCCTTTAAACATTATTCATGCAATTAAGTTTTTTTTGATTCAATTATACGCCGGAATGCTAAGCACACATTATATTTTTGGAGAAGACACGAAAAAGTTTCCTTTGGCTTATTTTTTTCCATTTAAAAAAGGTATAGTTTTACCTTATTATCCTGATGATATTTATATTCATCAAAACATCAAAAAATTAGAACCGAATAAAATTACACTGTGCTACACCGGACAATTTTCTGAAGAAAAAGGAGTCGGAAATTTTTTCGCTGCAATTGACAGCCTGAAAAAAAAGAAACCTGAAATTGAGATTTCAATTTTACTAATTGGTGGTTCAAGAAAAGAGAAAGATGAGAAATATTTTTCTGAATTGGTGAAGAAGTATCAGTTTGAAAATATTAAAATAGGAAAGTCAACGTCTTTTGAAACCTTTACAGAAGCTTATTTAGACGCAGATATTTGCTTTGATTTAAGAACAGTAAACTATGAAAATCATCATTGCTTACCGATCAAAATATTTTATTATGCTGCTTCGGGAAAACCTGTAATTTATTCAGACCTAAAGGCAACGAGACAACATCTCGATGTTTCAAAATTCGGTTTTTTGGTTGATCCCGAAAATTCAGATGCGATTGCGAATAATATTCTACAATATATCGAAAATCCGGAATTATATTCAAATCATGCTCAGAATGCAAGAAAAGAATACGAGGAAAAATATAACTGGAATGTTATTAAAGATCAGTTTGTAAACTTCATCCACGAATCAATACAATAA
- a CDS encoding polysaccharide biosynthesis C-terminal domain-containing protein, with the protein MKSTILKTFVSRFLILILNFGLVIYSTNMWGSEGKGVISIVIADLTIISFFANIFVGSSMSYFASKFKTEEILPFAYLWSVLIGVLIPVIFSFNHASEYSNYLIGLSVLSSLLAANVNLFVGQQNIKMFNLYTVLQQIVHIVFIIIIIYIIKITSVNSYFIAQISCFGVLFLMSTFQVLKHTNFKKISFSKKIGSKLFDYGWKTQLSAFLQFLNNRLSFYFLEYFKGIVSVGVFSVGIAFSEAIWTVSRSLSVVLYADVVNNKNSNEAIEKTKVSIRISFLITLLFIFTMLLIPAQVYSMIFGKDFSQTKEIVLFLSPGILAIATSNIIGYYFAGINKLRILNVKAIIGLIFTIISSFFIIPKWGIRGACVITSISYCLSSGLLFWRFYQITEFHIHDFLLSKTEINLLLNKVLKKK; encoded by the coding sequence ATGAAGAGCACTATTTTGAAAACTTTTGTTTCCCGGTTTTTAATTTTAATATTAAATTTCGGATTGGTCATTTACTCTACAAATATGTGGGGAAGTGAAGGAAAGGGAGTAATTTCGATAGTAATTGCCGATCTTACTATCATCAGTTTTTTTGCAAATATTTTCGTGGGAAGCAGCATGAGCTATTTTGCTTCAAAGTTCAAAACAGAAGAAATTTTGCCGTTCGCTTATCTTTGGTCCGTCTTAATCGGAGTTTTAATTCCTGTTATTTTCAGTTTTAACCATGCTTCAGAATATTCGAATTATTTGATTGGGCTTTCTGTTTTGTCGTCACTTCTCGCCGCAAATGTAAATCTGTTTGTTGGACAGCAGAATATTAAAATGTTCAATTTATATACGGTTTTACAGCAGATTGTACATATTGTATTTATTATAATTATCATTTATATCATTAAAATTACGTCTGTTAATTCATATTTTATTGCTCAGATAAGCTGCTTTGGAGTTTTATTTTTAATGAGTACTTTTCAGGTTTTAAAACACACTAATTTTAAAAAGATTTCTTTTTCTAAGAAAATCGGCAGCAAATTATTCGATTACGGATGGAAAACTCAATTAAGTGCTTTTCTTCAGTTTTTAAATAACAGACTTTCATTTTATTTTCTGGAATATTTTAAAGGAATTGTGAGTGTAGGAGTTTTTTCTGTAGGAATTGCCTTTTCAGAAGCGATCTGGACAGTAAGCAGAAGTCTCTCTGTAGTACTTTATGCTGATGTTGTTAATAATAAAAACTCAAATGAGGCTATTGAAAAAACGAAAGTTTCTATAAGGATTAGTTTTTTAATTACATTATTATTCATTTTTACCATGCTTTTGATTCCTGCACAGGTTTACTCAATGATTTTCGGGAAAGATTTTAGCCAGACCAAAGAAATCGTTTTATTTCTTTCACCCGGAATTTTAGCCATTGCAACAAGTAATATTATCGGATATTATTTTGCCGGAATTAATAAATTGAGAATTTTGAATGTCAAAGCAATTATCGGACTTATTTTTACCATAATATCTTCTTTTTTTATCATTCCGAAATGGGGAATTCGGGGAGCCTGTGTGATTACTTCAATTTCATACTGCTTGTCTTCGGGATTATTATTTTGGAGATTTTATCAGATCACAGAATTTCATATTCATGATTTTTTGCTTTCAAAAACAGAAATTAATTTACTTTTAAATAAAGTATTGAAGAAAAAATAA